The following proteins are co-located in the Desulfatitalea tepidiphila genome:
- a CDS encoding MBL fold metallo-hydrolase, with translation MIQEIGPDLFVIQVPLPNSPLKYLNSYVVRAKDRHLVIDTGLNRRACYDALTGGLHELGVELDKTDFFITHLHADHFGLVSRLVTESSRVYFNRPDAEIVEAKGWWEPMLAYAGLHGFPDGQLRKAIEQHPGYKHSSEWIPDMRMLNDGDVIEAGNYRFECVQTPGHTVGHTCLYDREKKIFVAGDHILIDITPNIQCWSDAHNPLGSYLKSLDRVRELEIDLTLPGHRRLIEDHRTRIEELMTHHQHRCNEILNILETEMLSAYDVAARMTWDIKCDSWEEFPIAQKWFATGEAISHLRYLEELGNIRRESNNGRVLFTVS, from the coding sequence ATGATCCAGGAAATAGGCCCCGATCTGTTTGTCATCCAGGTGCCTCTGCCCAACAGCCCGCTCAAATATCTCAATTCATACGTGGTGCGCGCCAAAGACCGCCATCTGGTGATCGATACGGGATTGAATCGCAGGGCCTGTTACGACGCCCTGACCGGTGGATTGCACGAGTTGGGCGTTGAGCTCGACAAAACGGATTTTTTCATCACCCATCTGCATGCCGACCATTTCGGGTTGGTGTCGCGGTTGGTGACCGAGTCCAGTCGGGTCTATTTCAACCGGCCGGATGCCGAGATCGTCGAAGCCAAGGGCTGGTGGGAGCCCATGCTCGCCTATGCCGGCCTGCACGGCTTCCCCGATGGGCAATTACGAAAAGCCATCGAGCAGCACCCCGGCTACAAACACAGCTCCGAATGGATCCCTGATATGCGCATGCTCAACGACGGTGATGTGATCGAAGCGGGCAATTATCGATTCGAGTGCGTGCAGACCCCAGGGCACACCGTTGGGCACACCTGCCTCTATGATCGGGAGAAGAAGATCTTCGTGGCAGGGGATCATATCCTGATCGACATCACACCCAACATTCAGTGCTGGTCGGATGCACACAATCCGCTGGGCAGCTACCTCAAGAGCCTGGACCGTGTCAGGGAGCTGGAGATCGACCTGACGCTGCCGGGGCACCGGCGTCTTATCGAAGATCACCGGACGCGTATCGAAGAGTTGATGACCCATCACCAGCATCGCTGCAACGAAATATTGAACATCCTGGAGACCGAGATGCTGAGTGCCTACGACGTGGCGGCCCGTATGACCTGGGACATCAAATGCGATTCCTGGGAGGAGTTCCCCATCGCCCAGAAATGGTTTGCCACGGGCGAGGCCATCTCCCATTTGAGATATCTCGAGGAACTGGGGAATATTCGGCGTGAGAGCAACAATGGCCGGGTGTTGTTTACCGTGAGTTGA
- the uvsE gene encoding UV DNA damage repair endonuclease UvsE, with protein sequence MSRMLRFGLCCIFRDAPIAFRRTTAKHLMGMPRGRQLEKIASICLHNAQSLMAALTYCQSHGIGAFRINSQILPLKTHPDVGYEMSDLPGGQAVVDAFRECGRFSLRYDIRTTFHPDQFIVLNSPSPEVVVRSTADLIYHAQVAQWVNADVINLHGGGAYGDKTAALARLTQNIAGLPAEVRKRLTLENDDRTFTPGELLPVCRETGVPLVYDVHHHRCLPDGLSIAEATRQALTTWDREPLFHLSSPLSAWGAGDGRPHHDYIDPMDFPCEWRHLKATIEIEAKAKELAVEKLAAELPGHLRKHCKNQKRART encoded by the coding sequence ATGTCTAGGATGCTCCGCTTCGGCCTCTGCTGCATCTTTCGCGATGCGCCCATCGCCTTCCGGCGCACCACGGCCAAGCATCTGATGGGCATGCCGCGCGGCCGGCAATTGGAGAAAATCGCGAGCATCTGCCTGCACAACGCCCAATCCCTGATGGCGGCCCTCACCTATTGCCAGTCGCACGGCATCGGTGCGTTCCGCATCAACAGCCAGATCCTGCCTCTAAAGACCCATCCTGACGTGGGATACGAAATGAGCGACCTGCCCGGCGGGCAGGCCGTGGTGGATGCCTTTCGGGAATGCGGTCGATTCAGTCTCCGGTACGACATCCGGACGACCTTTCACCCCGATCAATTCATCGTTCTCAACTCGCCCTCCCCGGAGGTCGTGGTCCGATCCACGGCCGATCTCATTTATCATGCCCAGGTGGCCCAATGGGTCAATGCCGATGTGATCAACCTCCACGGCGGCGGTGCATACGGAGACAAAACCGCTGCGCTGGCCAGGCTGACCCAAAACATCGCGGGCTTGCCGGCGGAGGTCCGAAAGCGGCTGACACTTGAAAACGACGATCGGACCTTCACGCCTGGTGAATTGCTGCCGGTGTGTCGTGAAACCGGTGTGCCGCTGGTCTATGACGTTCACCATCACCGCTGTCTGCCCGACGGTCTGAGCATCGCCGAAGCGACCCGGCAGGCCTTGACCACCTGGGACAGGGAGCCGCTGTTCCATCTCTCGAGCCCCTTGTCGGCCTGGGGCGCCGGGGACGGACGCCCCCATCACGATTATATCGACCCTATGGATTTTCCCTGTGAATGGCGACACCTGAAAGCTACCATCGAGATCGAAGCCAAAGCCAAGGAGCTGGCTGTCGAAAAACTTGCCGCCGAACTGCCCGGCCATTTGCGCAAACATTGCAAAAATCAAAAGAGAGCACGAACGTGA
- a CDS encoding phosphoribosylformylglycinamidine synthase subunit PurS — protein MPSRIEITLKPEMLDAEGLALSRKARDYFGIEVDNVRTVHILTIDSDLTEAQCERVRSDVFTNPVTQISSLQPLAVEADWIIWVGFRPGVRDNAGATAVEAMEDLLGITFGPHEAAYTSKRYCLKGPGLSRPEVEKIASELLANDIIQQWMIFDARDWDPTQGVGFIIPKVKLDHTPTVSALSIDSDETLQRLSVERNLALNTNDIPIIRNYFLNPAVKAQRKAVGLDEPTDVELEYISQARSDHCNHNTFRGLFNYADLSSGERDTINSLFKTCIEAPTLALKEKKSWVVSVLWDNAGVGRFDDDTYYTITGETHNSPSNMEAYGGAITGIVGIYRDPMGTGLGSRLIMGSYGFCVGHRDYDGDLKPHLHPRRLLDGVIEGVRDGGNKSGIPTPCGQVLFDDGYMGKCLVYVTALGIMPARVKGAPSEQKTILPGDLVVMCGGRVGKDGIHGVTASSETFSEHTPAGHVQIGDPYTQKKMQDFLLEARDEGLIRFITDNGGGGLSSSIGESARFSNGCRIELEKVPLKYDGLDQWEIWVSESQERMTVAIAPENEARFFQLSTQHAVESTVIGRYTDTGKLHITYNGTSCAYVDLDLLTTGFPQWVFDAEWRTPEERGLYEPVIGEPQDHNRLLLDMLARPNICSKAWISRQYDHEVQGTSVIKPLVGVGRDVNSDAAVLRPVLGSRRGLAFSQALLPFYSRIDAYHMTACTIDEAVRRLIAVGGDPEHIGGVDNFCWPTIQYDPGKNPDGRFKAAQLVRSCRALRDMCLAYEIPLLSGKDSMYVDGHLAGRYGETHKVSALESLQFSASSVIADIERCVALDPKFVGDLVYVIGWTGDELGGSEYYDMFNAVGCNVPQVDPAAFLKSYRAVHRAIQDRLVASVHGVYRGGLGVHLALTAMAGGLGLAVDLAAVPVRTPLRSDRLLYSESAGRFIVTVASERREAFESLFQGLPVACVGQVTGSPVLNIRRDSEPVLELTVPALKKAWQSTFGDLI, from the coding sequence ATGCCCAGCCGAATCGAGATCACCTTAAAACCAGAAATGTTGGATGCCGAGGGCCTCGCATTGTCGCGCAAGGCCCGTGACTATTTCGGCATCGAAGTCGATAACGTTCGCACGGTTCACATCCTCACCATCGATTCCGACCTGACCGAAGCCCAGTGCGAGCGTGTGCGCAGCGACGTGTTTACCAATCCGGTCACTCAGATCTCTTCCCTGCAGCCGCTGGCCGTCGAGGCCGACTGGATCATCTGGGTGGGTTTCCGGCCGGGGGTGCGCGACAATGCCGGCGCCACGGCCGTCGAAGCCATGGAAGACCTGTTGGGGATCACCTTCGGTCCCCACGAAGCGGCCTATACATCGAAGCGATACTGCCTCAAAGGCCCGGGATTGTCCCGGCCGGAAGTTGAAAAAATCGCTTCCGAACTGCTGGCCAACGACATCATCCAGCAGTGGATGATCTTCGACGCAAGGGATTGGGACCCGACGCAGGGCGTGGGGTTCATCATCCCCAAGGTGAAACTGGACCACACCCCGACCGTCTCCGCGCTCTCCATCGACAGCGACGAGACGCTGCAGCGCTTGAGTGTGGAACGCAACCTGGCGCTCAACACCAACGATATTCCGATTATCCGCAATTATTTTTTGAATCCTGCGGTAAAGGCCCAGCGAAAGGCTGTCGGGTTGGACGAGCCGACCGACGTGGAGTTGGAATACATTTCCCAGGCCCGCAGCGATCACTGCAATCACAACACGTTTCGTGGTCTTTTCAATTATGCCGATCTTTCCAGCGGCGAGCGCGACACCATCAACAGCCTTTTCAAGACCTGCATCGAGGCACCGACCCTGGCGTTGAAGGAGAAGAAGTCCTGGGTCGTTTCCGTGCTGTGGGACAATGCCGGCGTGGGCCGCTTCGATGACGACACCTACTACACCATCACTGGCGAGACCCACAACTCTCCCTCCAACATGGAGGCCTACGGCGGCGCCATCACTGGTATCGTGGGCATCTACCGTGATCCCATGGGCACGGGCCTGGGATCGCGGCTGATCATGGGCAGCTACGGGTTTTGCGTCGGCCATCGCGACTATGACGGCGATCTGAAACCCCACCTGCACCCGAGGCGTCTGTTGGACGGCGTGATCGAAGGGGTCCGGGACGGCGGCAACAAGAGCGGCATCCCCACACCTTGCGGGCAGGTGCTGTTCGACGACGGATACATGGGCAAATGCCTCGTGTATGTGACGGCCCTGGGGATCATGCCGGCCCGGGTCAAGGGTGCGCCGTCCGAACAGAAGACCATTTTGCCCGGCGATCTGGTTGTGATGTGCGGCGGACGGGTGGGCAAAGACGGCATCCACGGGGTCACCGCCTCCTCGGAAACCTTCTCCGAGCACACCCCCGCGGGGCACGTCCAGATCGGTGACCCGTATACCCAGAAGAAGATGCAGGATTTTCTGCTCGAGGCCCGGGACGAAGGCCTGATACGGTTCATCACCGACAACGGCGGGGGCGGCCTCTCCAGTTCCATCGGTGAGAGCGCGCGATTTTCCAACGGCTGCCGGATCGAGCTGGAAAAGGTGCCGCTCAAGTACGACGGCCTGGACCAGTGGGAAATATGGGTCTCGGAATCCCAGGAGCGCATGACCGTGGCCATCGCGCCGGAAAACGAGGCGCGGTTTTTCCAGCTTTCCACCCAACACGCGGTGGAGAGCACGGTGATCGGCCGCTACACCGATACGGGCAAACTGCACATCACCTACAACGGCACCTCCTGCGCCTATGTGGATCTGGATCTGCTCACCACCGGTTTTCCCCAGTGGGTCTTCGACGCCGAATGGCGCACCCCAGAGGAACGCGGCCTTTACGAGCCGGTCATCGGCGAACCCCAGGATCACAACCGGCTCCTGCTCGACATGCTGGCCCGGCCCAACATCTGTTCCAAGGCCTGGATCAGCCGCCAATACGACCACGAAGTCCAGGGCACCAGCGTCATCAAGCCGCTGGTCGGCGTGGGCCGGGATGTGAACAGCGATGCGGCCGTCCTGCGGCCGGTGCTCGGCTCCCGTCGCGGCCTGGCCTTCTCCCAGGCTTTGTTGCCGTTTTATTCCCGTATCGATGCCTATCACATGACGGCCTGCACCATCGACGAGGCCGTGCGTCGGTTGATCGCCGTGGGCGGCGATCCGGAGCACATCGGCGGCGTGGATAACTTTTGCTGGCCCACGATCCAGTATGATCCGGGCAAGAATCCGGACGGCCGGTTCAAGGCCGCCCAGCTGGTCCGGTCCTGCCGGGCGTTGCGGGATATGTGCCTGGCCTACGAAATCCCCCTGCTTTCCGGCAAAGACAGCATGTACGTGGACGGCCATCTGGCCGGCCGGTACGGCGAAACCCACAAGGTGTCGGCCTTGGAGAGTCTGCAGTTTTCGGCCAGCAGCGTGATCGCCGATATCGAGCGCTGTGTGGCCTTGGATCCCAAATTCGTCGGGGACCTGGTATACGTGATCGGTTGGACCGGCGATGAATTGGGCGGTTCGGAATACTACGACATGTTCAATGCCGTGGGATGCAACGTGCCCCAGGTGGATCCAGCGGCGTTTCTGAAATCTTATCGTGCCGTACATCGCGCCATCCAGGACCGGCTGGTCGCTTCGGTGCACGGCGTCTATCGCGGCGGGCTTGGCGTTCACCTGGCATTGACCGCAATGGCCGGCGGGCTCGGCCTGGCGGTGGATCTGGCTGCCGTCCCGGTTAGAACCCCGCTTCGATCCGACCGTTTGCTCTACTCCGAATCGGCCGGACGCTTCATCGTCACCGTGGCATCCGAACGTCGAGAGGCATTCGAATCGCTGTTCCAAGGCCTGCCCGTGGCGTGCGTGGGCCAGGTGACCGGGTCCCCTGTCCTGAATATCCGCAGGGACAGCGAACCCGTTCTTGAATTAACCGTGCCGGCGCTCAAAAAGGCCTGGCAAAGCACATTTGGTGACCTGATATGA
- a CDS encoding YbgA family protein → MPEKSDLSTEKIKIGISSCLMGNKVRYDGGHKLDRFLTDTLGQYFDYVPVCPEVECGLPVPRESMHLAGSPEAPRLITTRSKIDHTERMLKWAHKRVSELEKENLCGFIFKKGSPSSGMTRVKIYNDEGMPYQTGSGMFAKAFMDHFPRIPVEEEGRLHDPLLRENFIEHIFALQRWRRLLASGHKLGNLVAFHTREKLLLLAHSPNHYRALGKLVAEGKQHRPAELFDAYESVFVEALHLKTTMAKNSNVLQHIMGYFKKVLSSDEKQEMVDIIGAYRAGHVPLIVPITLCNHYVRKYGQEYLAGQTYLNPHPIALKLRNHV, encoded by the coding sequence ATGCCAGAGAAGTCCGACTTGTCCACAGAAAAAATCAAAATCGGCATCAGCAGCTGTTTAATGGGAAACAAGGTGCGTTATGATGGGGGGCACAAATTGGATCGTTTCCTCACAGACACCCTCGGGCAGTATTTCGACTATGTGCCCGTATGCCCGGAAGTCGAGTGCGGCCTTCCCGTGCCGCGGGAGAGCATGCATCTGGCCGGTTCGCCGGAAGCGCCCCGGCTGATCACCACGCGCAGCAAAATCGATCACACGGAGCGTATGCTCAAATGGGCCCACAAACGCGTCAGCGAGCTCGAAAAGGAAAACCTGTGCGGTTTCATATTTAAAAAGGGCTCTCCGAGCAGCGGCATGACCCGTGTCAAAATCTACAACGATGAGGGAATGCCCTATCAAACCGGCAGCGGCATGTTTGCCAAGGCCTTCATGGACCACTTCCCCCGCATCCCGGTGGAGGAGGAAGGCCGCCTGCACGACCCGCTGCTTCGTGAGAATTTCATCGAACACATCTTCGCCCTGCAACGGTGGCGTCGCCTGCTCGCCTCGGGACATAAACTCGGCAACCTGGTCGCCTTCCACACCCGTGAAAAACTCCTCCTGCTGGCCCACAGCCCCAATCACTACCGCGCTCTGGGCAAACTGGTGGCCGAGGGCAAGCAGCATCGCCCCGCCGAACTCTTTGACGCCTATGAGAGCGTCTTCGTGGAGGCCCTGCATCTAAAAACCACCATGGCCAAGAACAGCAACGTGCTCCAGCACATCATGGGATATTTTAAAAAGGTACTCAGCAGCGATGAAAAGCAGGAGATGGTCGACATCATCGGCGCTTACCGGGCCGGTCATGTGCCGCTGATCGTTCCCATCACCTTGTGCAATCACTATGTGCGCAAGTACGGTCAGGAGTATCTCGCCGGGCAAACCTATCTCAATCCGCATCCCATCGCCCTGAAACTGCGCAATCATGTCTAG
- a CDS encoding heavy-metal-associated domain-containing protein — protein MTKETFHIPNISCGHCTGTIERELKELDGIQSVRGDIQAKTVTVEYEAPMDKAKILATLKEINYPAA, from the coding sequence ATGACGAAAGAGACTTTTCATATTCCCAATATTTCCTGCGGTCATTGTACCGGCACGATCGAAAGGGAGCTCAAGGAACTCGACGGCATCCAATCCGTTCGAGGCGATATCCAGGCCAAAACCGTGACCGTTGAATACGAAGCGCCTATGGATAAAGCGAAAATCCTCGCCACCTTGAAAGAGATCAACTATCCGGCGGCTTGA
- a CDS encoding phosphoribosylformylglycinamidine synthase subunit PurQ, which translates to MTRPKALVLTGYGLNCDMETAYAFEQAGAEAQRVHINALIDGSVSLDPFQIMAFIGGFSWGDDHGAGVVQAVRMKTKIGDRLLRFIEQGNLVIGICNGFQCLVNLGLLPGLDGDYTRRSVALTYNDCGNFRDDWVFLEKEKQSPCVFTKGIDRIELPIRHGEGKFFTDPHTFSQLQAQRQIVLRYALPDGGAAKGAFPFNPNGSLDDVAGICDPSGRVFGLMPHPEAYNHWTNHPDWTRLKEQVKRGKSPAPQGVTPGVRMFKNAVDYLVG; encoded by the coding sequence ATGACGCGACCCAAAGCTCTCGTGTTGACCGGCTATGGCCTGAACTGCGACATGGAAACCGCCTATGCGTTCGAACAGGCGGGGGCCGAGGCGCAACGGGTTCACATCAATGCGTTGATCGACGGATCGGTGAGCCTCGACCCGTTTCAAATCATGGCATTCATCGGCGGTTTCAGCTGGGGAGACGACCACGGGGCCGGGGTGGTGCAAGCGGTGCGCATGAAAACCAAAATCGGTGACCGGTTGCTGCGGTTCATCGAACAGGGCAACCTGGTGATCGGCATCTGCAACGGGTTTCAGTGTCTGGTCAACCTGGGATTGCTGCCGGGACTGGACGGCGATTACACGCGGCGGTCGGTGGCCCTGACCTACAACGATTGCGGCAACTTCCGAGATGATTGGGTTTTTTTGGAGAAGGAAAAGCAATCCCCCTGTGTGTTCACCAAGGGTATCGATCGTATCGAACTGCCGATTCGTCACGGGGAGGGCAAGTTTTTCACGGATCCGCACACGTTCAGCCAACTGCAAGCCCAACGTCAGATCGTCCTGCGCTACGCCCTGCCCGACGGTGGCGCCGCAAAGGGGGCATTCCCTTTCAATCCCAATGGTTCCCTGGACGATGTGGCCGGCATTTGCGATCCCAGCGGACGGGTCTTCGGATTGATGCCCCACCCGGAAGCCTACAACCACTGGACCAATCATCCGGACTGGACGCGGTTGAAAGAGCAAGTCAAACGTGGAAAGTCTCCGGCCCCCCAAGGCGTGACCCCGGGCGTGCGGATGTTTAAAAATGCAGTCGATTATTTGGTCGGATGA
- a CDS encoding YtfJ family protein: MKKVAGFLILVSLYLFIPQAFAELKIGEVPETVTLSDELGGRLDGSPWSSTELTGKVSVIFYVDPDEKDLNNAASEALKAEGFSLEKYQSYGIINMAATWLPNFAISSSLEKKQKAYPNTIYVRDYKKALVGQWGIADDTSDVLVFDKTGKLVFKKEGLLSEQEVKTLVETVRSNLDK, translated from the coding sequence ATGAAAAAAGTGGCTGGCTTCTTGATTCTGGTATCGCTGTACCTCTTCATTCCCCAAGCATTTGCCGAGTTGAAAATCGGAGAAGTTCCCGAGACGGTGACCCTTTCCGACGAATTGGGCGGCCGGCTGGATGGCTCGCCCTGGAGCAGTACGGAGTTGACCGGAAAGGTGTCGGTCATTTTCTATGTGGATCCCGATGAAAAAGATTTGAACAACGCGGCCAGCGAGGCCCTGAAGGCCGAAGGATTTTCCCTGGAGAAATATCAGTCCTACGGCATTATCAACATGGCCGCCACCTGGCTGCCCAACTTCGCCATCTCCTCCAGCCTTGAAAAAAAGCAGAAAGCTTACCCCAACACCATTTATGTGCGCGACTACAAAAAGGCACTGGTCGGCCAGTGGGGCATCGCCGACGATACCAGCGATGTGCTGGTGTTCGATAAAACCGGGAAGCTGGTCTTCAAAAAGGAGGGCTTGCTCAGCGAACAGGAAGTCAAAACACTGGTGGAAACGGTTCGTTCCAACCTGGACAAATAA
- a CDS encoding SDR family NAD(P)-dependent oxidoreductase produces MFDLARFSLEGKVAVVTGGGRGIGQAIAMGFAKAGAKVAITSRKINDLEDTAAQIKAFGGEAVPIQAHLGKMEGIQAMIDTVMEKFGRIDILVNNAGASPAMASVLDSEERLWETIMNLNMKGLYFISQAAARVMKKQGGGKIINIASIDGFHPERTVSIYSISKAGVRMITKAFASELAEFNIQVNTIAPGPIHTKMMDSHWINFTPEEAAKAKAAAGELVPMGRIGEPDDIVGAAVYFASPASDYTTGTEVVIDGGVLLAPLLNAPGVPI; encoded by the coding sequence ATGTTTGATTTGGCCAGGTTTTCTCTGGAAGGAAAGGTTGCCGTCGTCACCGGTGGCGGCCGGGGTATCGGACAGGCCATCGCTATGGGGTTCGCCAAGGCCGGCGCCAAGGTGGCCATCACCAGCCGAAAAATCAATGACCTGGAGGACACCGCAGCCCAGATCAAGGCGTTCGGGGGCGAGGCCGTCCCGATTCAGGCCCATCTGGGAAAGATGGAGGGCATCCAGGCCATGATCGATACCGTCATGGAGAAGTTCGGCAGAATCGACATCCTGGTCAACAACGCCGGCGCAAGCCCGGCCATGGCCTCGGTGCTGGATTCGGAGGAGCGGCTGTGGGAGACCATCATGAACCTGAACATGAAGGGGCTCTACTTCATCAGCCAGGCCGCCGCCCGGGTCATGAAAAAGCAGGGGGGCGGCAAAATCATCAATATCGCCAGTATCGACGGGTTTCATCCGGAACGCACGGTGAGCATCTACTCGATTTCCAAGGCCGGGGTGCGCATGATCACCAAGGCCTTCGCCTCCGAGTTGGCCGAGTTCAACATTCAGGTGAACACCATCGCACCGGGCCCGATTCACACCAAGATGATGGATTCGCACTGGATCAACTTCACGCCCGAAGAGGCGGCCAAGGCCAAGGCGGCTGCCGGTGAGTTGGTGCCCATGGGCCGCATCGGCGAACCCGACGACATCGTCGGCGCCGCCGTCTACTTCGCTTCCCCGGCGTCCGACTATACGACCGGCACCGAGGTGGTCATCGATGGCGGCGTGCTGCTGGCTCCGCTGCTCAATGCACCGGGCGTTCCGATCTGA
- a CDS encoding DUF3786 domain-containing protein produces the protein MSLPVDTNRDELFRWADQLPSPLWDDVAERPSAHAAAMVGGRWEAGVFKVPLLGLTYLLDPSLRTIHRAGEPDHRVSYQSGVVLLTALAKSRGVPPSGRMVTPLELQGGTLFFTGAHSLPLEPLARRFGNAPEALVRRAEQMGGEPIDGADCAVRILGLPFVPLYVLLWTADEEFGARAVIGIDDRALFHLDLAGVFALTNVMVGHLAQTP, from the coding sequence ATGTCTCTGCCGGTCGATACGAATCGGGATGAATTGTTCAGGTGGGCCGACCAGCTCCCGTCGCCGCTGTGGGATGACGTGGCTGAGCGCCCGAGCGCCCACGCGGCGGCCATGGTGGGCGGCCGTTGGGAAGCGGGCGTGTTCAAAGTTCCGCTGCTGGGATTGACTTACCTTTTGGATCCAAGCTTACGGACCATCCACCGGGCCGGTGAACCCGATCACCGGGTGAGCTATCAAAGCGGTGTCGTGCTGCTGACCGCCCTGGCGAAATCCAGGGGTGTGCCGCCCAGCGGCCGCATGGTCACGCCCCTGGAACTGCAGGGCGGTACGCTTTTCTTTACCGGCGCCCACAGCCTGCCGCTTGAACCGCTGGCCCGGCGTTTCGGAAACGCCCCCGAAGCATTGGTTCGCCGGGCAGAACAAATGGGCGGGGAGCCGATCGATGGCGCCGATTGTGCCGTGCGGATTCTTGGATTGCCGTTTGTTCCATTATATGTGTTGCTATGGACTGCTGATGAGGAGTTCGGTGCCCGAGCCGTGATCGGCATCGACGATCGGGCGCTTTTTCATCTGGATCTGGCCGGTGTCTTCGCACTGACCAACGTTATGGTGGGCCACCTTGCCCAAACCCCCTAA
- a CDS encoding deoxyribodipyrimidine photo-lyase, whose translation MTDTAADARRTRQLNDASPNPKGGYVLYWMQQSQRVHGNHALDLAIEQADTLRLPVVVVFGLTSAYPEANWRHFAFMLQGLAEVDQELARMGVVMHIAAGSPPDVALAAGRDAALIVCDRGYLRHQRGWRADLAARSAYRVVEVESDAIVPVELASDKADFAARTFRPKINRLLPQFMKPIGPGKPPRKSSLDLFDRTDVSRLADRLDVDRSVRPATPLLDGGYSNALIFLDNFIEVNLSRYTDRRYKVENQAASQLSPYLHFGQISALQVALSVQKADAPEETKAAFLEELIVRRELAINHVWFNPHYDAYEGLPAWARRTLADHASDARRPIYDDETLEAAQTQDPYWNACMQEMRATGTMPGYLRMYWGKKILQWQPTPQQAFATALRLNNKYFLDGRDPNSYAGVGWVFGLHDRPWQERPIYGQIRYMARSGLERKFDMGRYIDGAMRRIAKVS comes from the coding sequence GTGACCGATACGGCCGCCGATGCACGGCGAACTCGCCAATTAAACGATGCATCGCCGAACCCCAAGGGCGGATATGTGCTGTACTGGATGCAGCAATCCCAGCGGGTCCACGGCAATCATGCCCTCGACCTTGCCATCGAACAGGCCGACACACTCCGGTTGCCGGTGGTGGTGGTTTTTGGCCTGACGTCCGCATACCCGGAAGCCAACTGGCGTCATTTCGCCTTCATGCTGCAGGGTCTGGCCGAGGTGGATCAAGAGTTGGCCCGGATGGGCGTCGTGATGCACATTGCCGCAGGATCACCGCCGGACGTGGCGCTGGCCGCCGGCCGCGATGCCGCTCTGATCGTTTGCGACCGCGGCTATCTTCGTCATCAGCGCGGTTGGCGTGCCGACCTTGCGGCCCGATCCGCGTACCGGGTGGTCGAGGTGGAGAGCGATGCGATCGTACCGGTCGAGCTGGCCTCCGACAAAGCCGACTTTGCAGCACGCACCTTCCGCCCCAAGATCAACCGCCTTCTGCCGCAGTTCATGAAGCCGATCGGACCGGGAAAACCTCCCAGAAAAAGCTCGCTCGACCTCTTCGACCGAACCGATGTTTCCCGACTGGCTGACCGCCTGGACGTGGACCGGAGCGTTCGACCGGCTACACCATTACTTGACGGTGGATACTCGAACGCACTCATATTTCTCGATAATTTTATCGAAGTAAATTTATCGCGCTACACCGATCGCCGCTACAAGGTGGAAAACCAGGCCGCCTCCCAGTTAAGCCCTTATCTGCACTTCGGCCAGATCTCAGCCTTACAGGTTGCCCTTTCGGTTCAAAAGGCCGATGCGCCCGAGGAAACGAAGGCGGCGTTTCTGGAGGAGTTGATCGTCCGGCGCGAACTGGCCATCAATCATGTCTGGTTCAATCCCCACTACGACGCCTACGAGGGGTTGCCGGCCTGGGCGCGCCGAACCCTGGCCGACCACGCTTCGGATGCAAGGCGGCCGATCTATGACGACGAGACATTGGAGGCCGCCCAAACCCAGGACCCCTATTGGAATGCATGCATGCAGGAGATGCGCGCAACCGGCACCATGCCCGGCTACCTCCGCATGTACTGGGGGAAAAAGATCCTGCAATGGCAGCCCACGCCCCAACAGGCCTTTGCCACGGCGCTCAGGCTCAACAACAAATATTTCCTCGATGGCCGCGACCCCAACTCCTATGCCGGCGTGGGCTGGGTGTTCGGTTTGCATGACAGGCCATGGCAGGAGCGCCCCATATATGGTCAGATCCGATATATGGCGCGCTCCGGTCTTGAGCGTAAATTTGACATGGGGCGTTACATCGACGGCGCCATGCGACGCATCGCCAAAGTCTCATAA